From Leptolyngbya sp. KIOST-1, one genomic window encodes:
- a CDS encoding Crp/Fnr family transcriptional regulator, producing the protein MSVTATSAVGNAALDVYSHRTFIQLLEQLYRERALVPYAAGRPIPLRADDVLVICRGIVQLFTIQQDGSETLLGLAGPSMPVGLPLTTVDPYWVTAITDVDVLSLPMAEIEGSSVLMAGMFRNILLRMQQAEAWLALSGKRLVADRLRHFLLMLAQDFGQVEPSGIRIPIRLTHHQLATAIGTTRVTVTRLLKDFKAEGWLRIDQRHMVLQLDPQFPASRLLNPIAQR; encoded by the coding sequence GTGTCTGTAACCGCAACTTCTGCCGTTGGCAATGCTGCCCTAGACGTCTACAGCCATCGTACCTTTATTCAGCTGCTGGAGCAGCTCTACCGAGAGCGGGCGCTAGTGCCCTACGCCGCCGGGCGACCGATTCCGCTGCGAGCTGACGATGTGCTGGTCATCTGTCGGGGCATCGTTCAACTGTTTACCATTCAGCAAGACGGTAGCGAAACCCTGCTGGGGCTGGCCGGGCCGTCGATGCCGGTGGGACTACCCCTGACCACCGTTGACCCCTACTGGGTGACCGCCATCACCGATGTCGATGTCCTATCGCTGCCCATGGCTGAAATCGAAGGGTCGTCGGTGCTGATGGCGGGCATGTTTCGCAATATTCTGCTGCGTATGCAGCAGGCCGAGGCCTGGCTGGCCCTCTCGGGCAAGCGGCTGGTCGCCGATAGACTCAGGCATTTTTTGCTGATGCTGGCCCAGGACTTTGGTCAGGTAGAACCCAGCGGTATCCGCATTCCCATCCGGCTTACCCATCACCAACTGGCTACGGCCATCGGCACCACTCGGGTCACCGTCACCCGGTTGCTCAAGGACTTTAAAGCCGAGGGGTGGCTGAGGATCGACCAGCGCCACATGGTGCTTCAGCTCGATCCTCAGTTTCCGGCCAGCCGACTGCTGAACCCGATCGCTCAGCGCTAG
- a CDS encoding MinD/ParA family protein, which yields MAQVISIHSFRGGTGKSNLTANIATAVASQGKRVAIVDTDIQSPGIHVLFGLDEEDFTHSLNDYLWDKCSAKDAAYDVTSHVVTAEGSSAEISGTVYLVPSSLKAGEIAKILREGYDVGLLNDGFHDLIDQLNLDYLFIDTHPGLNEETLLSIAISDRMVIILRPDRQDFLGTAVTLEVAQKLDVPDITLLVNKAPDIYPRETLIDKVQTQYGVPVGGLFYENDEMLQLASGGIFWLHHPDHAFSQEVHIVARQLIATE from the coding sequence ATGGCGCAGGTTATTTCGATTCACTCCTTTCGCGGCGGCACTGGCAAATCAAACCTCACGGCGAACATTGCTACGGCAGTGGCCAGCCAGGGCAAGCGCGTTGCCATTGTCGATACCGATATTCAGTCCCCTGGCATTCACGTGCTGTTTGGCCTCGACGAAGAAGACTTTACCCACTCCCTCAATGACTACCTGTGGGACAAGTGCAGCGCCAAGGATGCCGCCTACGATGTGACCTCCCATGTTGTCACCGCAGAGGGGTCTTCCGCCGAGATCAGCGGTACGGTGTACCTGGTTCCCTCCAGCCTTAAGGCGGGTGAAATCGCCAAAATTCTGCGGGAAGGCTACGACGTTGGCCTGCTCAATGATGGCTTTCACGACCTGATCGATCAACTTAACCTCGATTACCTGTTTATTGACACTCACCCCGGCCTCAACGAGGAAACCCTGCTGTCCATTGCCATTTCCGATCGCATGGTGATCATCCTGCGTCCCGACCGTCAGGACTTTCTGGGCACCGCCGTCACCCTTGAGGTGGCCCAGAAGCTCGATGTGCCCGACATCACCCTGCTGGTCAACAAGGCCCCCGACATCTACCCCCGCGAAACGCTGATCGACAAAGTGCAAACCCAGTACGGCGTGCCCGTCGGTGGACTGTTCTATGAAAACGATGAGATGCTGCAGTTAGCCAGCGGCGGTATTTTTTGGCTCCACCACCCCGACCATGCCTTTAGTCAGGAGGTGCACATCGTAGCTCGCCAACTCATTGCCACGGAGTAG
- the leuC gene encoding 3-isopropylmalate dehydratase large subunit has protein sequence MSKGTLFDKVWDLHTVGTLPSGQTQLFIGLHLVHEVTSPQAFAMVRERQLKVMYPDRTVATVDHIVPTDSQARPFADPLAEAMMQALEQNCQEHGIRFYNIGSGSQGIVHVIAPEQGLTQPGMTIACGDSHTSTHGAFGAIAFGIGTSQVRDVLASQTLALGKLKVRRIEVNGALQPGVYAKDVILHIIRTLGVKGGVGYAYEFAGTAIEAMSMEERMTLCNMAIEGGARCGYVNPDQITYDYLKGRDFAPQGEAWDQAVAWWHTLRSDGDAEYDDVVVMNAADIAPTVTWGITPGQGIGINETLPAPASLPAEEQVLAQDAFAYMDLAPGQSLKGTAVDVCFIGSCTNGRISDLREAAKIAQGHRVAAGVKAFVVPGSERVKQQAEAEGLDKIFTEAGFEWREAGCSMCLAMNPDKLQGRQLSASSSNRNFKGRQGSASGRTLLMSPAMVAAAAVAGQVTDVREYLTNP, from the coding sequence ATGAGCAAGGGTACGCTGTTCGACAAAGTCTGGGATTTGCACACCGTTGGTACCCTGCCCTCGGGGCAGACTCAGCTGTTTATTGGGTTGCACCTGGTGCACGAGGTCACCAGTCCCCAGGCCTTTGCCATGGTGCGCGAACGCCAGCTCAAGGTGATGTACCCCGATCGCACCGTCGCCACGGTCGACCACATCGTGCCCACCGACAGCCAGGCCCGGCCCTTCGCCGACCCCCTGGCCGAGGCGATGATGCAGGCCCTGGAGCAAAACTGCCAGGAGCACGGCATTCGCTTTTACAACATCGGCTCCGGCAGCCAGGGCATTGTCCACGTAATTGCCCCCGAACAGGGGTTGACCCAGCCGGGCATGACGATCGCCTGCGGCGACAGCCACACCTCCACCCACGGGGCCTTTGGGGCGATCGCCTTTGGCATTGGCACCAGCCAGGTGCGCGACGTGCTGGCCTCCCAAACCCTGGCTTTGGGCAAGCTCAAGGTGCGCCGCATCGAGGTCAACGGTGCGCTCCAGCCGGGGGTCTACGCCAAGGACGTGATTCTGCACATCATTCGCACCCTGGGGGTGAAGGGCGGGGTGGGCTACGCCTACGAGTTTGCCGGTACGGCGATCGAAGCCATGTCCATGGAAGAGCGCATGACCCTCTGCAATATGGCGATCGAGGGCGGCGCCCGCTGCGGCTACGTCAACCCCGACCAGATTACCTACGACTACCTCAAGGGACGCGACTTTGCGCCCCAGGGGGAGGCCTGGGATCAGGCCGTCGCCTGGTGGCACACCCTGCGCAGCGATGGCGATGCTGAGTACGACGACGTGGTGGTGATGAACGCCGCCGACATTGCCCCCACCGTCACCTGGGGCATCACGCCGGGCCAGGGCATTGGCATCAACGAAACCCTGCCCGCCCCCGCCAGCCTGCCCGCCGAAGAACAGGTGCTGGCCCAAGACGCCTTTGCCTACATGGATCTCGCCCCTGGTCAAAGCCTCAAAGGCACCGCCGTCGATGTGTGCTTCATTGGCAGCTGCACCAACGGGCGCATCAGCGACCTGCGGGAGGCGGCGAAGATTGCCCAGGGTCACCGGGTGGCGGCGGGGGTGAAAGCCTTTGTAGTACCCGGTTCCGAGCGGGTGAAGCAGCAGGCCGAAGCTGAGGGGTTGGACAAAATCTTTACCGAGGCGGGCTTTGAGTGGCGCGAGGCGGGCTGTTCCATGTGCCTGGCCATGAACCCCGACAAGCTCCAGGGGCGGCAGCTCAGCGCGTCGTCGTCCAACCGCAACTTCAAGGGGCGGCAGGGGTCGGCCTCGGGCCGCACGCTGCTGATGAGCCCGGCCATGGTGGCGGCGGCGGCGGTGGCGGGCCAGGTCACCGACGTACGCGAGTACCTCACCAATCCGTAG
- a CDS encoding zinc-dependent metalloprotease, translating to MRLGLIFFCGLAIAATLAWAHLQPARAFVPTTESASPLLYAQGEAADSSVPDAEATPPPEPGSLKSFDETIKGLTVSQGLFTVYHDLERNRAFLGLKPSQLQQNLLFMANLESGLGELGLFRGWPVNDLMIQFRRIPDNRLQVAVPNLYVRNPQPQAQRLLRESFGDSVLTTLPIQAIHSQTGELLIDLKDFLISRDLANLPGQFPWALGSYGLNAEASYLGPVKAFPDNIELETVLGFSGGGSPTSPFAFGLSSLPDRRGFNLRVRYSLSAIPNHPSFHPRQADERIGYFLTAYRSPGRPGLSDPFVRYIHRWHLEKQNPAAALSPPKQPLVFWIENTTPTEYREAIADGVKWWNAAFERAGFIQAIEVREMPANASWDPADVRYNVIRWSDSLYPWASGLGPSRVNPLTGEILDADIILDASVVRDLALEYDTLISGSAPTAGGLAPCGHPLSDRLMARQATRPSSRPANAVQRLDAMDYCAGLRSAQTSAFGSLAIATLAPPFSSREAKQTYIQQYLRMLTAHEVGHVLGLRHNFAGSTLLSPAEVNDPAITQAQGMASSIMDYLPPNLAPPGQPQGDYFPTKLGPYDLWTIEYGYRPVSTPIAAQRELQPIANRTGPGLAYAPDEDAFALLDPKASAWDMSSDPLGYAEDQMAIAKTIWDRLDWYSVNPGEGYGQLRQRVNLVFSHYDMQAMIIANYIGGQRFTRTDPWSSRGRAPFEPIPAAEQRRALAVLNHRVFAPDALALSPELVNRLAPDRWLDWGQNPFVDRIDYPIYDRILFTQAFTLSDLLDGYRLLRLRDSEFKQPGGEAFRLAELFDTLGHSIWSEVLNPPAEGVSISSLRQGLQRHHLNTLTSLVLRNHGSGEGVGSLLEFVAQEFTFGAPEEARVLARYQLRQLQGAIAHHLNRRGNRLDTATVAYLEDTRDRIAKVLDAPLRGQ from the coding sequence ATGCGGCTGGGACTCATTTTTTTCTGCGGGCTGGCGATCGCGGCCACCCTCGCCTGGGCTCACCTCCAGCCGGCCAGAGCCTTTGTCCCTACAACTGAGTCCGCCTCGCCCCTGCTCTACGCCCAGGGCGAAGCGGCGGACAGCAGCGTTCCCGATGCCGAAGCCACTCCCCCACCGGAGCCAGGCAGCCTCAAGTCCTTTGATGAGACTATCAAGGGGCTGACGGTTTCCCAGGGTCTGTTTACGGTCTACCACGACCTGGAGCGGAATCGAGCGTTCCTGGGGCTAAAGCCCAGTCAGCTCCAGCAAAATCTGCTGTTCATGGCCAACCTGGAGTCGGGGCTGGGGGAACTGGGGCTGTTTCGAGGCTGGCCCGTCAACGATTTAATGATCCAGTTTCGCCGGATTCCCGACAACCGCCTCCAGGTTGCGGTGCCCAACCTGTACGTGCGCAACCCGCAGCCCCAGGCCCAGCGACTGCTGCGCGAGTCCTTCGGCGATTCAGTTTTAACGACCCTCCCCATCCAGGCCATCCACAGCCAAACCGGGGAACTCTTGATTGACCTGAAAGACTTTTTGATCAGTCGCGACCTGGCCAACCTGCCGGGCCAGTTTCCCTGGGCGCTGGGCAGCTATGGGCTCAATGCCGAAGCATCCTACCTGGGACCAGTCAAAGCCTTTCCTGACAATATTGAGCTAGAAACAGTCCTGGGGTTCAGCGGTGGAGGCAGTCCGACCTCACCCTTTGCCTTTGGGCTCAGTAGCCTGCCAGACCGGCGGGGATTTAACCTGCGGGTGCGCTACAGTCTCTCAGCGATACCCAACCACCCCAGTTTTCATCCCCGCCAGGCGGATGAGCGCATCGGGTACTTTCTCACCGCCTACCGATCGCCTGGACGGCCCGGCCTCTCCGATCCCTTTGTGCGCTACATTCACCGCTGGCATCTGGAGAAACAAAACCCCGCCGCCGCCCTCTCGCCGCCCAAGCAACCGCTGGTGTTCTGGATTGAGAACACCACTCCCACTGAGTACCGAGAAGCCATTGCCGACGGGGTGAAGTGGTGGAATGCCGCCTTTGAGCGGGCCGGGTTTATCCAGGCGATTGAGGTACGGGAAATGCCGGCCAACGCCAGTTGGGACCCCGCCGACGTGCGCTACAACGTGATTCGCTGGTCAGATTCGCTGTACCCCTGGGCCAGTGGACTGGGGCCATCGCGGGTCAACCCGCTAACCGGGGAAATTTTAGACGCCGACATTATCCTCGACGCCAGCGTGGTGCGCGACCTGGCCCTGGAGTACGACACTCTGATCAGCGGATCGGCTCCTACGGCAGGTGGACTGGCCCCCTGCGGCCATCCCCTCAGCGATCGCCTGATGGCCCGCCAGGCGACCCGTCCCTCGTCCCGTCCCGCTAACGCCGTGCAGCGGTTGGATGCCATGGATTACTGTGCTGGACTGCGATCGGCTCAGACCAGCGCCTTTGGCTCATTGGCGATCGCCACCCTGGCCCCTCCCTTCTCCAGCCGCGAGGCCAAGCAGACCTACATTCAGCAGTATCTGAGGATGCTCACCGCCCACGAAGTGGGGCACGTGCTGGGGCTGCGGCACAATTTTGCTGGCAGCACGCTGCTGTCTCCCGCTGAGGTGAACGACCCGGCGATCACGCAGGCCCAGGGGATGGCCAGCTCTATCATGGACTATCTCCCCCCCAACCTGGCCCCCCCGGGCCAGCCCCAGGGCGACTATTTTCCCACCAAGCTGGGTCCCTACGACCTGTGGACGATCGAGTACGGCTACCGCCCGGTCAGCACCCCCATCGCCGCCCAGCGAGAGCTACAGCCCATTGCCAACCGCACGGGGCCGGGGCTGGCCTACGCCCCCGACGAAGATGCCTTTGCCCTGCTCGATCCCAAGGCCAGCGCCTGGGATATGAGCAGCGATCCCCTGGGCTATGCCGAGGACCAGATGGCGATCGCCAAGACCATCTGGGACCGCCTGGACTGGTACTCGGTAAACCCCGGCGAGGGCTACGGTCAGCTGCGGCAGCGGGTCAATTTGGTCTTTTCCCACTACGACATGCAGGCCATGATCATCGCCAACTACATCGGTGGTCAGCGATTCACCCGCACAGACCCCTGGAGTTCACGGGGTCGAGCCCCCTTCGAACCCATTCCAGCAGCGGAGCAGCGGCGGGCCCTGGCGGTGCTCAACCACCGAGTCTTTGCCCCCGATGCCCTGGCCCTCTCTCCAGAACTGGTCAACCGCCTCGCCCCAGACCGCTGGCTCGACTGGGGCCAGAACCCCTTCGTCGATCGGATTGACTATCCCATCTACGATCGCATCCTGTTTACCCAGGCCTTCACCCTCAGCGACCTGCTGGACGGCTATCGGCTGCTGCGGCTGCGCGATAGCGAGTTTAAGCAGCCGGGCGGGGAGGCGTTTAGGCTGGCCGAACTGTTCGACACCCTCGGGCATTCCATCTGGTCCGAGGTGCTCAATCCGCCCGCCGAGGGGGTGTCCATCTCCAGCCTGCGTCAGGGTCTCCAGCGACACCACCTGAATACGCTGACCAGCCTGGTGCTGCGCAACCATGGCTCGGGCGAAGGGGTTGGCAGTCTACTGGAGTTTGTGGCGCAGGAATTCACCTTCGGTGCCCCCGAAGAAGCCCGGGTGCTGGCTCGCTACCAGCTCAGACAGCTCCAGGGGGCGATCGCTCACCACCTCAACCGCCGGGGCAATCGGCTGGATACCGCCACCGTGGCCTACCTGGAAGACACCCGCGATCGCATCGCCAAAGTGCTCGACGCTCCTTTACGGGGGCAATAA
- a CDS encoding helix-turn-helix domain-containing protein, with the protein MTDLLGLADPERTLVNWLVRQRRASLADIVAHTQMEAAAAQALVDKLLAGGFLVVEDGSNPAIFKPNLVSRKPRTVPDKLWNALE; encoded by the coding sequence ATGACCGATCTGCTGGGTCTCGCGGATCCGGAGCGCACCCTGGTGAACTGGCTGGTGCGTCAGCGGAGGGCCTCCCTGGCGGATATTGTTGCCCACACCCAGATGGAAGCCGCCGCTGCCCAGGCCCTGGTGGATAAGCTGCTGGCCGGGGGCTTCCTGGTGGTAGAAGATGGCTCTAATCCGGCTATCTTTAAACCCAACCTGGTCTCACGCAAGCCGCGTACGGTCCCCGACAAACTCTGGAATGCTCTGGAGTAG
- the purN gene encoding phosphoribosylglycinamide formyltransferase, which translates to MLETAAALISPPLPGTWPRFESPLRLGVMASGNGSNLEAIARSIQRDELHAEIRVVIYNNPGAGVAERAARLGLPAVLLNHRHYPSREALDSDIVHRLQAHGVDWVIMAGWMRCVTTVLIDAFAGQILNIHPSLLPSFPGLRAVEQALAAGVRVAGCTVHQVELAVDSGPVIMQAAVSVEPTDTAATLQARIQVQEHRIYPAAIALAAELT; encoded by the coding sequence ATGTTGGAGACTGCCGCTGCTCTCATCTCGCCGCCCCTGCCTGGAACCTGGCCCCGGTTTGAATCGCCGCTCCGTCTCGGGGTGATGGCTTCGGGCAACGGCAGCAACCTGGAGGCGATCGCTCGATCGATCCAGCGCGATGAACTGCATGCCGAAATTCGCGTCGTCATCTACAACAACCCTGGGGCGGGGGTGGCCGAACGGGCCGCCCGCTTGGGTCTGCCAGCGGTGTTGCTCAACCATCGCCACTACCCCAGCCGCGAAGCTCTAGATAGTGATATTGTGCACAGGCTGCAGGCCCACGGGGTGGACTGGGTGATTATGGCGGGTTGGATGCGCTGCGTGACGACGGTGTTAATCGACGCCTTTGCCGGGCAGATCCTCAACATTCACCCCAGCCTGCTGCCCAGCTTTCCGGGGCTGCGAGCGGTAGAGCAGGCCCTGGCAGCGGGGGTGCGGGTGGCGGGCTGCACCGTCCACCAGGTGGAGCTGGCCGTGGACAGCGGCCCGGTGATTATGCAGGCGGCGGTGTCGGTGGAGCCGACTGATACGGCGGCAACCCTTCAGGCTCGGATTCAGGTGCAGGAGCACCGGATTTATCCGGCAGCGATCGCCCTGGCGGCGGAGCTGACTTAA
- the mnmH gene encoding tRNA 2-selenouridine(34) synthase MnmH, whose translation MPKPLDIHHFLQGSGPILDVRSPGEYEHGHIPSAVSFPLFTDDERAQVGTCYKQVGREAAVELGFDLAGPKCGEFIRAAKALAPDRQLRVHCWRGGMRSGGMGWILELAGFTVHTLEGGYKAYRRWVRETLATPRPIVILGGMTGSGKTQILQALADLGEPVLNLEGLANHRGSSFGALLLPPQPSTEHYENLLAQRWATFQTERPIWLEAESRRVGTCRIPDELFAQMEAAPAVEVVRSLDERLDLLVEIYGEAASAELVEATQRIRKRLGGDRTQAAIQHIHAGNLRAACAIILDYYDRTYRYDLERRQRVIPQLDITGLSPVESARLLIEKLPQLCPQLAPKVLT comes from the coding sequence ATGCCTAAGCCTTTAGATATTCACCATTTTCTGCAAGGCTCTGGCCCCATCCTCGACGTACGCAGTCCGGGGGAATACGAACACGGGCACATCCCCAGCGCGGTGAGCTTCCCCCTCTTCACCGACGACGAACGCGCCCAGGTGGGCACCTGCTACAAACAGGTGGGCCGCGAGGCGGCGGTGGAGCTGGGGTTCGACCTGGCTGGCCCCAAGTGTGGCGAGTTCATTCGCGCCGCCAAGGCCCTGGCCCCCGACCGCCAGTTGCGGGTGCACTGCTGGCGCGGCGGCATGCGCAGCGGCGGCATGGGCTGGATTTTGGAACTGGCCGGGTTTACGGTGCACACCCTGGAGGGGGGCTACAAAGCCTACCGTCGCTGGGTGCGGGAGACCCTGGCGACACCCAGGCCAATTGTGATTTTGGGTGGCATGACGGGCAGCGGCAAGACGCAGATTCTCCAGGCTCTGGCAGATTTGGGCGAGCCGGTGCTGAATCTGGAGGGGCTCGCCAACCACCGGGGCAGCAGCTTTGGGGCGCTGCTGCTGCCCCCCCAGCCCTCGACGGAGCACTACGAAAATTTGCTGGCCCAGCGGTGGGCGACGTTCCAAACGGAGCGGCCCATTTGGCTGGAGGCGGAGAGCCGCCGGGTGGGCACCTGCCGCATTCCCGACGAGCTGTTTGCCCAGATGGAGGCGGCTCCGGCGGTGGAGGTGGTGCGATCGCTCGACGAACGCCTTGACCTGCTGGTGGAGATCTACGGCGAGGCCGCTTCAGCAGAATTGGTGGAGGCCACCCAGCGAATTCGCAAGCGCCTGGGGGGCGATCGCACCCAAGCCGCCATCCAGCACATCCATGCGGGCAACCTGCGCGCTGCCTGCGCCATCATCCTCGACTACTACGATCGCACCTACCGCTACGACCTAGAGCGGCGGCAGCGAGTAATTCCTCAGCTCGACATCACCGGCCTCTCGCCGGTCGAGAGCGCCCGTCTGCTGATCGAAAAACTGCCTCAGCTTTGCCCACAGCTAGCCCCAAAAGTCTTGACCTAG
- a CDS encoding DUF3370 domain-containing protein, whose amino-acid sequence MLSALVAFTLSPLFAQLPQGEVSPPSEAKTVVIPRDGTYAEVIRYQEVRPLPGSLDEIPVFNSNSPEVVQQNGILLSTFPKDGMATPEAHLNYAFNGRFDVFAHHIARGVDPDDRRTLFMGIVVHNPGTEPVDITIHQGVSYLSQEAPFLNLPDVRLSSNGNVFAGPGSRTTTDILRGANQSHWPERITIPPGHVQLLMNTPIPLRQLTVPVNGSHPQGSYIPKPPVRPVTLTAADAQLTAEVGENGTGAPPRPVAPRPIPSNGRTAMMYLSSSGPVHVASLARYADLLPNGNERVPTLQDWLQVLRQGRLAGPRDIPPSDPDTHRFGRFYYGRVAGVAKGSNWKATLTDSPDTDVLTIPAPGNAFSYVISSVDRNTFGTGQIQSAPMLARYPDTAFRAHGNYGVRYSLKLPLYNNRGTQQTVTLKFQTPMRDEELVQGLRFRRPPEDRIFFRGTVRLRFKNQMGLQRTHYVHLVQRRGQEADALLRLNIPAEARHDLEIDLVYPPDATPPQVITVLNGGIPEVLEAETPTPPALSREL is encoded by the coding sequence ATGCTGAGTGCGTTAGTCGCTTTCACCCTCTCCCCTCTCTTTGCTCAACTTCCCCAAGGCGAGGTCTCCCCCCCCAGCGAAGCTAAAACCGTTGTCATTCCCCGCGATGGCACCTACGCCGAAGTCATTCGCTATCAGGAAGTTCGTCCTCTGCCCGGCAGCCTGGACGAAATTCCGGTTTTCAACAGCAATAGCCCCGAAGTGGTACAGCAGAACGGCATTCTGCTCTCTACCTTCCCGAAAGACGGCATGGCCACCCCCGAGGCCCACCTCAACTACGCCTTCAACGGTCGCTTTGACGTCTTTGCCCACCACATTGCCCGGGGCGTAGACCCCGACGACCGCCGCACCCTGTTTATGGGCATCGTCGTCCATAATCCCGGCACCGAGCCCGTTGACATCACGATTCATCAGGGGGTGAGCTACCTCAGCCAGGAAGCTCCTTTCCTCAACCTGCCCGACGTGCGCCTGAGTAGCAATGGCAATGTCTTTGCGGGTCCGGGCAGTCGCACCACCACCGACATTCTACGGGGAGCCAATCAATCCCACTGGCCCGAGCGCATTACCATTCCCCCAGGCCATGTGCAGTTGTTGATGAATACCCCCATTCCCCTGCGTCAGCTCACGGTGCCCGTCAACGGCAGCCATCCCCAGGGCAGCTATATTCCCAAGCCGCCCGTACGTCCGGTCACCCTCACTGCGGCCGACGCTCAACTCACAGCGGAAGTCGGCGAGAACGGTACCGGCGCTCCACCCCGCCCCGTCGCGCCGCGTCCCATCCCCAGTAACGGTCGCACGGCCATGATGTACCTCTCCAGCAGCGGCCCGGTGCACGTGGCCAGCCTGGCCCGCTACGCCGACCTACTGCCCAACGGGAACGAGCGTGTGCCCACCCTTCAGGACTGGTTGCAGGTGCTCAGGCAGGGCCGCCTGGCTGGCCCTCGCGATATTCCCCCGTCTGACCCGGATACCCATCGGTTTGGGCGCTTCTATTACGGCCGGGTTGCCGGAGTCGCCAAAGGGTCTAACTGGAAAGCCACCCTAACTGATTCCCCCGACACCGATGTGCTAACGATTCCGGCACCGGGCAACGCCTTCTCCTACGTGATTAGCTCCGTGGACCGCAATACCTTTGGCACTGGCCAAATTCAGAGCGCTCCCATGTTGGCTCGCTACCCCGACACCGCGTTCCGCGCCCACGGCAACTACGGTGTGCGCTACAGCCTCAAGCTGCCCCTGTACAACAACCGAGGGACGCAGCAAACCGTCACCCTCAAGTTTCAAACCCCCATGCGTGACGAAGAGCTAGTGCAGGGGCTGCGGTTTCGGCGTCCACCCGAAGATCGCATTTTCTTTCGAGGCACTGTGCGCTTGAGATTCAAAAACCAGATGGGACTACAGCGCACCCACTACGTTCACCTCGTGCAGCGCCGGGGCCAAGAGGCCGATGCCCTGTTGAGACTCAATATCCCCGCCGAGGCTCGTCACGACCTTGAAATTGATCTGGTCTATCCCCCCGACGCTACTCCACCCCAGGTGATTACCGTGCTCAACGGCGGCATTCCTGAGGTGCTGGAGGCTGAAACGCCAACCCCCCCAGCGCTGAGCCGCGAGCTCTAG
- a CDS encoding DUF1350 family protein encodes MPSPKFEPVSYSWVALHPQPKGVIQFIGGAFFGTFPTLSYRHLLQEVYRAGYAVVAMPFRFSFRHWGIALGLLEEQRRLRALLPDLAQRLGYEGDLYRQGDRYAWLGHSLGCKYIALLELLCGVELDVQDETLDRVIGSKTARWLRDRLSTVPTIWNQPSQLLAPDLSDTTSAVPVKALAHLLDALGLGVQPTRSQTLALIDRSRLFNLTAMVAYDRDGVAGSLQDACAATSDVLWLYQHLQAKGLIYREFEGRHLEPLGVKIGSWLVDLNPLDKFIKPLGQWPTGDAVLELFTRLQTVEMTAEVGMTAEAVSGDRVPTLVER; translated from the coding sequence ATGCCATCACCTAAATTTGAACCTGTGTCCTACAGCTGGGTGGCGCTGCACCCGCAGCCCAAGGGGGTGATTCAGTTTATTGGCGGGGCGTTCTTTGGCACGTTTCCGACCCTGAGCTATCGCCACCTGCTGCAGGAGGTCTACCGGGCCGGGTATGCCGTGGTGGCCATGCCTTTCCGGTTCAGCTTTCGCCACTGGGGGATTGCCCTGGGGCTGCTGGAGGAACAGCGGCGGCTGCGGGCACTCCTGCCGGACCTGGCTCAGCGCTTGGGGTATGAGGGTGACCTCTACCGCCAGGGCGATCGCTACGCCTGGCTGGGCCACAGTCTGGGCTGTAAATATATTGCGCTGCTCGAACTGCTCTGCGGGGTGGAGCTGGATGTCCAGGATGAAACCCTCGATCGCGTGATTGGGTCCAAAACGGCCCGCTGGCTGCGCGATCGCCTCTCTACCGTCCCCACCATCTGGAACCAGCCCTCCCAACTGCTGGCCCCCGACCTTAGCGATACCACCAGTGCCGTGCCCGTCAAGGCCCTGGCCCACCTGCTCGACGCCCTGGGGCTGGGGGTACAACCCACCCGATCGCAGACCCTGGCCCTGATCGATCGCAGCCGCCTGTTCAACCTGACCGCCATGGTCGCCTACGACCGCGACGGAGTGGCGGGCAGCCTTCAAGACGCCTGTGCGGCCACCAGCGACGTGCTCTGGCTTTACCAACACCTCCAGGCCAAGGGGCTGATCTATCGCGAGTTTGAGGGCAGGCATCTGGAGCCCCTGGGGGTAAAAATCGGCTCCTGGCTGGTCGATCTCAACCCCCTGGATAAATTCATCAAGCCCCTGGGGCAGTGGCCCACGGGCGACGCTGTGCTGGAGCTGTTTACCCGCCTGCAAACGGTGGAGATGACCGCCGAAGTGGGGATGACCGCCGAGGCGGTCTCTGGGGACAGGGTGCCGACCCTGGTTGAGCGATAG